In the Sinorhizobium arboris LMG 14919 genome, one interval contains:
- a CDS encoding DUF47 domain-containing protein, giving the protein MLGLFRKLLPREDRFFDLFADHSRTVMGAAEALNALLAGGPEIESHCDRIVALENEADEITREVLLAVRRSFITPFDRGDIKDLIQSMDDAIDMMHKTVKTIRLYEQKSFDPGMQAMGAAVVEAAHLIAEAIPLLNRIGANAHRLSSIAEEVTRVEGRSDELHEHGLKDLFRRHGASNPMAYIIGSEIYGELEKVVDRFEDVANEISGIVIENV; this is encoded by the coding sequence ATGCTCGGCCTGTTTCGCAAGCTCCTCCCCCGGGAAGACCGTTTTTTTGACCTGTTCGCTGATCATTCGCGCACTGTCATGGGTGCGGCGGAGGCGCTGAATGCGCTGCTTGCCGGCGGGCCTGAGATCGAAAGCCATTGCGATCGCATCGTCGCCCTCGAGAACGAGGCCGACGAAATCACCCGCGAGGTCCTGCTGGCGGTTCGCCGCAGCTTCATCACCCCCTTCGACCGTGGCGACATCAAGGATCTCATCCAGTCGATGGACGATGCGATCGACATGATGCACAAGACGGTAAAGACCATCCGGCTCTACGAGCAGAAGAGCTTCGATCCCGGCATGCAGGCCATGGGTGCGGCGGTCGTCGAGGCTGCTCACCTCATTGCCGAGGCCATTCCGCTCCTCAACCGGATCGGTGCCAATGCTCATCGCCTCAGCAGCATCGCCGAGGAGGTGACGCGCGTCGAGGGTCGCTCCGACGAACTGCACGAGCACGGGCTGAAGGATCTCTTCCGGCGCCACGGCGCTTCCAATCCCATGGCCTATATCATCGGCAGCGAGATCTATGGCGAACTGGAAAAGGTCGTCGACCGCTTCGAGGATGTGGCGAACGAAATCAGCGGCATCGTGATCGAGAACGTCTGA
- the recF gene encoding DNA replication/repair protein RecF (All proteins in this family for which functions are known are DNA-binding proteins that assist the filamentation of RecA onto DNA for the initiation of recombination or recombinational repair.), producing MPQKVFLTRLKLSDFRNYATLALDLDQRHVVLTGENGAGKTNLMEAISFLSPGRGLRRAAYADVARVGAPDGFSVFAIVHGMEGSVEIGTGTQGTEEGQSRRLRLNGTAARTVDELTDHLRVLWLTPAMDGLFTGPSADRRRFLDRLVLSLDPEHGRRASEFDRAMRSRNRLLSEFRPDPAWLSAIEREMAGLAISMALARQEMLGLLSALVERSRSDGTFPSASLSLAGFLDDCAGIPAFELEERYLAMLAESRARDAAAGRTLDGPHRSDLLIRHREKDIEAERCSTGEQKALLVGLVLAHARLVGDMTGHAPVLLLDEIAAHLDQGRRAALFDLVDGLGGQAFMTGTDRTMFDALGERAHYLAVANGRVSG from the coding sequence ATGCCCCAGAAGGTCTTTCTCACACGCCTGAAACTGAGCGACTTCCGCAATTATGCAACGCTGGCGCTCGACCTCGATCAGCGCCATGTGGTGCTGACCGGTGAGAACGGCGCGGGCAAGACCAATCTGATGGAGGCGATCTCGTTTCTTTCACCCGGGCGGGGCTTGAGGCGTGCTGCCTATGCGGATGTCGCGCGCGTCGGCGCGCCTGATGGTTTCTCGGTCTTCGCCATCGTTCACGGCATGGAAGGGTCGGTGGAGATCGGCACGGGAACGCAAGGGACCGAGGAGGGGCAGTCACGCCGCCTGAGACTTAACGGCACTGCGGCCCGGACCGTCGACGAACTCACCGATCACCTCCGGGTCCTCTGGCTGACGCCGGCGATGGATGGCCTCTTCACCGGCCCTTCCGCCGATCGCAGGCGCTTTCTCGACCGGCTGGTATTGTCGCTCGATCCCGAGCACGGCCGGCGCGCCAGCGAGTTCGACCGCGCCATGCGCAGCCGCAACCGGCTCCTCTCGGAATTCCGGCCCGATCCCGCATGGCTGTCGGCAATCGAGCGCGAAATGGCCGGGCTCGCCATCTCCATGGCGCTCGCCCGCCAGGAGATGCTGGGTCTCCTTTCGGCTCTCGTCGAGCGAAGCCGGAGCGATGGAACCTTTCCGTCCGCAAGCCTGTCGCTCGCCGGCTTTCTCGACGACTGTGCCGGCATTCCCGCCTTCGAGCTCGAAGAGCGCTATCTGGCAATGCTTGCCGAAAGCCGCGCCCGCGATGCGGCCGCCGGCCGCACCCTGGACGGGCCGCACCGCAGCGATCTCCTGATCCGCCACCGGGAAAAGGACATCGAAGCCGAGCGTTGCTCGACCGGCGAGCAGAAGGCGCTGCTCGTCGGCCTGGTGCTCGCGCATGCGCGGCTCGTCGGCGATATGACCGGCCACGCTCCGGTGTTGCTGCTCGACGAAATCGCCGCTCATCTCGATCAGGGACGCCGCGCTGCCCTCTTCGATCTGGTCGACGGACTCGGCGGCCAGGCCTTCATGACGGGTACCGACCGGACGATGTTCGACGCGCTTGGGGAGCGCGCGCACTATCTGGCCGTTGCCAACGGCCGCGTTTCGGGGTGA
- a CDS encoding molybdopterin-synthase adenylyltransferase MoeB → METLMTTDATLAPSEIARYARHIVLPEIGGPGQQKLKAARVLVIGAGGLGAPALQYLAAAGVGTLGIVDDDVVSLSNLQRQVIHATADIGRPKVDSAAAAIDALNPHVRVVAHAFRLGPENADALFRQYDLVVDGSDNFDTRYLAADTAEAASVALVTGAVGRFDGSVTVLKPYETDAEGHPNPSYRDLFPEPPPPGAVPTCAEAGVLGALTGVIGTLQAMEAIKLLTGIGEPLIGRLLLYDALAAQFNTIRYRRGTR, encoded by the coding sequence ATGGAGACGCTTATGACGACCGATGCGACGCTCGCTCCTTCGGAGATTGCGCGCTACGCACGCCACATCGTGCTGCCGGAGATCGGCGGGCCCGGGCAGCAGAAGCTCAAAGCCGCGCGGGTGCTCGTCATCGGCGCCGGCGGGCTCGGGGCGCCGGCCTTGCAATATCTCGCAGCCGCCGGCGTGGGCACGCTCGGGATCGTCGACGACGACGTGGTCTCCTTATCGAACCTGCAGCGTCAGGTGATCCACGCCACCGCCGATATCGGGCGGCCGAAAGTCGACAGCGCGGCCGCAGCGATCGACGCCCTCAACCCGCATGTGAGGGTCGTGGCGCACGCGTTCAGGCTCGGCCCCGAAAACGCCGATGCGCTCTTCCGGCAATACGATCTCGTCGTCGACGGATCGGACAATTTCGATACGCGTTATCTCGCCGCCGATACGGCCGAGGCGGCAAGCGTGGCGCTCGTCACCGGGGCCGTGGGCCGCTTCGACGGCTCCGTCACCGTGCTGAAGCCCTATGAGACCGACGCCGAGGGACACCCGAATCCCTCCTATCGCGATCTCTTCCCGGAGCCGCCGCCGCCGGGCGCCGTGCCGACCTGCGCCGAAGCCGGCGTCCTCGGCGCTCTCACCGGCGTCATTGGCACGCTGCAGGCGATGGAAGCGATCAAGCTTCTCACCGGTATCGGCGAGCCGCTCATAGGCCGTCTGCTGCTCTACGATGCGCTGGCTGCGCAGTTCAACACGATCCGCTATCGGCGCGGCACGCGTTGA
- a CDS encoding GNAT family N-acetyltransferase produces MKTVRIDESFDRYEELLSLIRASFAYMDGRIDPPSSAHWLTAASLSRKARDEIAFAAVAGREILGCIFCRPEAECLYIGKLAVAPDFQRKGIGRMLMAAAEETARNLGLPALRLQTRVELAGNKATFAAWGFAETARTAHPGFTRPTSIEMRKVLR; encoded by the coding sequence ATGAAGACGGTCCGCATCGACGAGAGCTTCGATCGTTACGAGGAGCTGCTGTCGCTGATCCGGGCGTCCTTCGCCTATATGGACGGCCGCATCGATCCGCCCTCTTCGGCGCATTGGCTGACGGCGGCGTCCCTCAGCCGGAAGGCAAGAGACGAGATCGCCTTCGCTGCCGTCGCCGGGCGAGAGATACTGGGCTGCATCTTCTGCAGGCCGGAAGCGGAGTGTCTCTACATCGGCAAGCTCGCCGTCGCTCCGGACTTCCAGAGAAAGGGGATAGGGCGGATGCTCATGGCCGCCGCCGAGGAGACGGCTCGAAATCTGGGCCTGCCTGCGCTGAGGCTTCAGACACGCGTCGAACTCGCCGGAAATAAGGCCACTTTCGCGGCCTGGGGTTTCGCGGAGACGGCGCGAACCGCCCATCCGGGTTTCACCCGCCCGACCTCGATCGAGATGCGCAAAGTACTCAGGTAA
- a CDS encoding TonB-dependent receptor: MELRVGVLAVLLATVSRAALAQDATVLERIEVKAGTSTGTIGAEPEAYAGGQVARGGRVGLLGNRDFMDTPFNITSYTAQTIENQGARTAADVVANDPSVTSTHASGGMLDSFYVRGFPLNEGNFGEIAFDGVFGVAPAYRLFTDYAERVEVLKGPTALLYGISPNSSVGGTINIVPKRAADVDLTRVTTDYASDLYGGGHVDVSRRFGDQRQFGMRFNGSYHGGDTAIDNQSLDVAVGALALDYEGEDFRATLDVIGQRQDIDAPLRPFFPGGSFDIPDAPDGRSNVQEPWEWAKTEDLSWLSRVEYDVSDAVTIFAAAGGGNSRVERLFGTPRLLNAAGDVSITPENFIFDIDRLTAETGVRAEFETEAVEHTVTFQVSGLRQTLARGSNSGTAQPTNLYDPLPRPEQDVPRPGHVPRLSENTFYGFALSDTMSMLDDRVLLTLGGRWQQIDTENYNPSTGAIASFSDESAFTPLAGIVVKPWENVAFYANYIEGLGVGDTAPQQASNAGETLAPYRSRQYEIGTKIDLGRSALTLSAFQIEKPSGEIGANGVFAEGGEQRNRGVELSVFGEVTQDVRVLGGVTFIHGELTKTNNAANRGNTPIGVPSLQVRLGAEWDTPFMPGLTLAGNVIHTDEQFVNSANTQEIPSWTRLDLGARYVTEIQERPVTFRANVENVFDLDYWSGVASYGTISQGAPLTVKVSMTTDF, translated from the coding sequence ATGGAACTACGTGTTGGGGTGCTGGCCGTGTTGCTGGCGACGGTAAGCCGCGCCGCATTGGCGCAAGATGCGACGGTGCTGGAGCGCATCGAGGTGAAGGCGGGCACCTCGACCGGGACGATCGGCGCCGAGCCGGAAGCCTATGCCGGGGGACAGGTGGCGCGCGGCGGCCGCGTCGGGCTTCTCGGCAACCGCGACTTCATGGACACGCCGTTCAATATTACCAGTTACACGGCGCAAACAATCGAAAACCAGGGCGCGCGAACGGCGGCTGACGTCGTGGCCAATGACCCGTCGGTCACGAGCACGCACGCCTCCGGCGGCATGCTGGACTCATTCTATGTCAGAGGCTTCCCGCTGAACGAGGGCAACTTCGGCGAGATCGCCTTCGATGGGGTATTCGGGGTCGCTCCGGCCTACCGCCTGTTCACGGACTATGCAGAGCGGGTAGAGGTGCTTAAGGGTCCGACTGCGCTTCTGTACGGCATTTCGCCGAACAGCAGCGTCGGGGGTACTATCAACATTGTCCCGAAGCGCGCGGCAGACGTCGACCTGACCCGTGTCACGACAGACTATGCCTCGGATCTCTACGGCGGCGGGCACGTCGACGTTAGCCGCCGGTTCGGCGACCAGAGGCAGTTCGGCATGCGCTTCAACGGCAGCTATCACGGCGGCGATACGGCGATCGACAACCAGTCACTGGACGTAGCGGTGGGGGCGCTGGCGCTCGATTACGAGGGCGAAGACTTCAGGGCAACGCTGGACGTCATCGGGCAGCGGCAGGATATCGACGCGCCGCTTCGCCCCTTCTTCCCCGGTGGCAGCTTTGATATTCCCGACGCGCCGGACGGTCGCTCCAACGTCCAGGAACCATGGGAGTGGGCGAAGACCGAGGACCTGTCGTGGCTGAGCCGGGTCGAATATGACGTAAGCGACGCCGTCACGATTTTCGCCGCCGCCGGCGGAGGCAATTCACGCGTCGAGCGGCTCTTCGGCACTCCCCGGCTTCTCAACGCCGCAGGCGACGTCAGCATAACGCCGGAAAACTTCATCTTCGATATCGACCGACTCACGGCGGAGACAGGCGTGCGTGCGGAGTTCGAAACGGAAGCGGTCGAACACACCGTGACGTTCCAGGTCAGCGGCCTCCGGCAGACGCTCGCGCGCGGCTCGAACTCCGGAACCGCGCAACCGACGAACCTGTACGATCCGCTTCCACGTCCCGAACAGGATGTGCCGCGACCCGGCCACGTGCCAAGGCTCTCGGAGAATACGTTCTACGGCTTCGCCCTCTCCGACACGATGTCGATGCTCGACGATCGCGTGCTGTTGACGCTCGGTGGTCGCTGGCAGCAGATCGACACCGAAAACTACAACCCCAGCACCGGCGCGATCGCTTCATTCTCCGATGAGAGCGCATTTACCCCGCTTGCCGGCATCGTCGTCAAACCATGGGAGAACGTAGCCTTCTATGCCAATTACATCGAAGGCCTCGGTGTTGGCGACACGGCACCGCAACAAGCCAGCAATGCGGGGGAAACGCTCGCTCCCTACAGGTCCAGGCAATATGAGATCGGGACCAAGATCGACCTCGGGCGCAGTGCGCTGACGCTCAGCGCCTTCCAGATCGAAAAGCCATCCGGCGAGATTGGCGCAAACGGCGTCTTTGCTGAAGGCGGCGAGCAGCGCAATCGCGGCGTGGAGTTGAGCGTGTTCGGAGAGGTGACCCAGGACGTTCGGGTCCTCGGCGGCGTGACCTTCATTCATGGCGAACTGACGAAAACGAACAACGCCGCAAACCGCGGCAACACGCCGATCGGCGTGCCATCGCTGCAAGTCAGGCTGGGTGCGGAGTGGGATACGCCGTTCATGCCGGGCTTGACGCTCGCCGGCAACGTCATCCACACGGACGAGCAGTTTGTAAACTCGGCAAATACCCAGGAAATCCCCTCATGGACCCGGCTCGATCTCGGCGCCAGATACGTGACCGAGATCCAGGAAAGGCCGGTCACGTTCCGCGCGAATGTCGAGAATGTCTTCGATCTCGACTACTGGTCGGGCGTCGCAAGCTACGGGACAATATCGCAAGGTGCGCCACTGACCGTGAAGGTTTCGATGACGACCGATTTCTGA
- a CDS encoding ABC transporter substrate-binding protein, with product MLIPAVSFAEEQAASDRQAPITVTDIAGREVTVNAPVKRMLLGEGRQLYLVASLEPEDPVARVVAWRNDLIEADPATYAQYLEAFPKLAKLRAFPGQENGLIDIESTIVLKPDVVLLNLEAMRANEDAKYIEKLAELKIPVVYIDFRHYPLKNTEPTIRLLGKIMGREARAEEIIEFRQRAMTRVTDVIAQAKPVRPRVFIERIGGYADDCCLSFGAENFGKYVELAGGHNIGSDVLPSTFGQLNPEQVIAANPEHVVVTSADWEAYVPGGHWIPLGPGADPKVTRQKLEWFTGRSAYTDISAQKTQNFHGIWHQFYNSPYEFFAVQQLAKWFHPELFADLDPDATFAEYHRRFLPIPYRPGYAASLADRAD from the coding sequence ATGCTGATTCCGGCGGTGTCGTTCGCCGAGGAGCAGGCAGCATCGGACAGGCAGGCACCGATCACCGTTACCGACATCGCCGGCCGCGAGGTGACTGTGAATGCGCCGGTCAAGCGTATGCTGCTGGGAGAGGGGCGGCAGCTCTATCTCGTTGCTTCCCTCGAGCCGGAAGACCCGGTGGCCCGCGTCGTCGCATGGCGCAACGATCTGATCGAGGCGGATCCAGCTACCTATGCCCAGTATCTCGAGGCCTTCCCAAAATTGGCGAAGCTCCGGGCCTTTCCAGGCCAGGAGAACGGCTTGATCGACATCGAGTCGACTATCGTCCTGAAGCCCGATGTGGTCTTGCTCAATCTCGAAGCCATGCGCGCCAACGAGGACGCAAAATACATCGAGAAGCTCGCGGAACTGAAGATTCCCGTTGTCTATATCGACTTCCGCCACTATCCGCTGAAGAATACCGAACCGACTATCCGTCTGCTTGGCAAGATCATGGGCCGCGAGGCGCGCGCGGAGGAGATCATCGAATTCCGCCAGAGGGCCATGACCCGTGTCACCGACGTCATCGCCCAAGCCAAACCGGTACGCCCCAGGGTCTTCATCGAAAGGATCGGCGGTTATGCAGATGATTGCTGCCTTTCATTCGGCGCGGAAAACTTCGGCAAATATGTCGAGCTTGCTGGCGGCCACAATATCGGCAGCGACGTTCTTCCCTCGACCTTCGGACAGCTCAATCCCGAGCAGGTGATTGCCGCCAATCCGGAGCATGTCGTCGTCACCAGCGCTGATTGGGAAGCTTATGTGCCCGGTGGACATTGGATCCCGCTCGGCCCGGGCGCCGATCCGAAGGTGACCCGTCAAAAGCTCGAATGGTTCACCGGCCGCAGCGCCTACACCGATATCTCAGCCCAGAAGACGCAGAACTTCCACGGCATCTGGCATCAGTTTTATAACAGCCCCTATGAATTCTTTGCGGTCCAGCAACTGGCGAAATGGTTCCATCCTGAGCTCTTTGCCGATCTCGACCCGGACGCGACCTTCGCCGAATATCACCGCCGTTTCCTGCCCATCCCCTACAGGCCCGGCTATGCCGCCAGCCTCGCCGACCGCGCCGACTGA
- a CDS encoding MFS transporter has translation MNSTVAVLRGFGPVFALLFGLQFISMGAMEMSGPFWPIQIKALSPSDSVFGLAGIGVYICPMLGVSLTSAFWGRMGDRHGNRLMMVRALAGLALTQLLVAFAEDVWTVLALRFLQGACAGYIAPAQAYGIEVTGGRDRAGLFAWLQVATNVGSLGGAFLGGLILDALPFAAVNLTAGVICALCAAVAWASLPVPPKSAGGAGPIKAAAASRAALTGISVPGLLLFIGLLIASRMVLQVPFALYMSEIYGAQHWVTGLSYGLLAFGFVVGAPVWARVFAARAPTFVLGWSVWIAAGCLLVTGLAGSTRNLGLFAALYLAWGALLGGTTPVLLALVSAATRSDRQGSVLGLAQTCQQGASVVGIISGVVATQRFGLEVAFPFVASLYGLSCLVAVGLWIKSRQSFDRGDLS, from the coding sequence ATGAACAGCACGGTCGCCGTCCTGCGCGGCTTCGGACCCGTCTTCGCGCTGCTTTTCGGCCTGCAATTCATTTCCATGGGCGCCATGGAGATGAGCGGTCCCTTCTGGCCGATCCAGATCAAGGCTTTGAGCCCCTCGGACAGCGTCTTCGGCCTTGCGGGTATCGGCGTCTATATCTGTCCGATGCTCGGCGTGTCGCTGACGAGCGCCTTTTGGGGGCGCATGGGCGACCGCCATGGCAATCGCCTGATGATGGTTCGGGCCCTGGCCGGCCTTGCGCTAACGCAATTGCTGGTCGCCTTTGCCGAAGACGTCTGGACCGTTCTGGCGCTGCGCTTTCTGCAGGGGGCCTGCGCCGGTTATATCGCCCCGGCACAGGCCTACGGCATCGAGGTCACCGGCGGGCGTGATCGGGCCGGCCTCTTCGCCTGGCTCCAGGTGGCCACCAATGTGGGCTCGCTCGGCGGCGCTTTCCTCGGCGGTCTCATCCTCGACGCCTTACCCTTCGCGGCCGTCAACCTCACCGCCGGCGTGATATGCGCACTCTGCGCCGCCGTCGCGTGGGCGAGCCTGCCGGTGCCGCCGAAAAGTGCAGGCGGCGCGGGACCGATCAAGGCGGCGGCGGCATCCCGCGCGGCCTTGACCGGCATATCCGTGCCTGGACTTCTCCTGTTCATAGGATTGCTGATCGCAAGCCGGATGGTGCTGCAGGTGCCGTTTGCCCTTTACATGTCTGAGATCTACGGCGCTCAGCACTGGGTCACGGGCCTGAGCTACGGACTGCTTGCGTTCGGCTTTGTGGTCGGCGCGCCGGTATGGGCGCGAGTGTTCGCGGCGCGCGCGCCAACGTTCGTGCTCGGTTGGAGCGTATGGATCGCAGCCGGCTGCCTTTTGGTCACCGGTCTGGCCGGCTCGACCCGCAACCTTGGCCTTTTCGCGGCTCTTTATCTCGCCTGGGGCGCGCTGCTGGGGGGAACGACCCCGGTCCTCCTGGCGCTCGTCTCGGCCGCCACGCGAAGCGATCGGCAGGGGTCGGTCTTGGGTCTTGCGCAAACTTGCCAGCAGGGTGCTTCGGTTGTGGGGATCATTTCCGGCGTTGTCGCAACGCAACGCTTCGGTCTCGAAGTGGCATTCCCGTTCGTTGCAAGCCTCTACGGCCTTTCATGTCTCGTGGCGGTCGGCCTATGGATCAAATCGCGCCAGTCATTCGATAGAGGAGATTTATCGTGA
- a CDS encoding IucA/IucC family protein, translated as MDERTPSVTSPADSEDLALLTQASLNAINRLVRCLFAERLLEPNALLWASDRRQAWFPLWASQRVLHFTDLSFAPAGTLRNRGQIEVLDGTGARQQINDPVALMREVAPSLAITPAPDGLEHLLRDVDNSMRNDMLARRERERWSAALRQETAEAGASGFLAYLEGSLPPHLAAITLDQWGALEGHPFYPTWKAKPGLSPEDVAALSPEFGARVRVRIAALRSSWVYVEKMPHVGSYSEWFAENFPDLWRDWVKGLKARGRSPAEWQPLPVHAWHLEHFVRREFAAEIEAGVFDPDGPEIVTLPSMSFRTMLPETEAPRPFVKLPIAIWMTSEQRTLQAKSIHMGPRLSTLISDILSREDDLRSELEIFIEELGAILHHPDTGDEHPGRFLSVVYRNTDALARTDGLLPVTVAALLTASPLDGRPLICELIARNGDECEASVAAFFRTYARIVVRPTLAMYLLYGIAFEAHQQNSTILFDDRGLPRKLLIRDFGDGRSFAPLFKERGYELKPFSRSGILPTTFDDDISLVRSFVIDACFVCHLHEIALCLTEQYSLAGDSLWRTLREETEAAFEVLRPRMLSDAFWLAERDAFLGRPWPTRSVLRMHLERYRDYRVEHQLPNPLVGAQ; from the coding sequence ATGGACGAGAGGACCCCTTCCGTGACCAGTCCCGCCGACAGCGAGGACCTCGCGCTTTTGACGCAGGCATCGCTCAACGCGATCAACCGGCTGGTGCGCTGCCTGTTCGCCGAGCGCCTGCTCGAGCCGAACGCCTTGCTGTGGGCAAGCGACCGCCGTCAAGCCTGGTTCCCCCTCTGGGCGTCGCAGCGTGTGCTGCACTTCACCGATCTCAGCTTCGCGCCCGCCGGAACCTTACGGAACCGCGGACAGATCGAAGTGCTCGACGGCACCGGGGCACGGCAGCAAATCAATGATCCGGTCGCCTTGATGCGGGAGGTTGCCCCCTCTCTGGCGATCACGCCTGCTCCCGACGGACTGGAGCATCTGCTGCGCGACGTCGACAACAGCATGCGCAACGACATGCTGGCACGCCGCGAGCGCGAGCGCTGGAGCGCCGCGCTGCGCCAGGAAACCGCCGAAGCCGGCGCGTCCGGCTTCCTTGCCTATCTGGAAGGAAGCCTGCCGCCGCACTTGGCCGCGATAACTCTCGATCAATGGGGCGCGCTCGAAGGCCACCCCTTCTATCCGACTTGGAAGGCCAAGCCCGGCCTGTCTCCGGAGGACGTCGCTGCACTGTCGCCCGAGTTCGGCGCACGCGTGCGCGTGCGCATCGCGGCGCTACGTAGCAGCTGGGTTTACGTCGAGAAGATGCCGCATGTCGGCAGCTATTCGGAATGGTTCGCCGAGAACTTCCCGGACCTCTGGCGTGACTGGGTCAAAGGGCTGAAAGCGCGGGGCAGGTCGCCCGCGGAGTGGCAGCCGCTGCCCGTACACGCCTGGCATCTGGAGCATTTCGTGCGCCGCGAATTCGCGGCCGAGATCGAGGCCGGCGTTTTCGACCCAGACGGCCCGGAGATCGTGACGCTGCCGTCCATGTCGTTCCGCACGATGCTACCGGAGACCGAGGCACCGAGGCCCTTCGTGAAGCTGCCGATTGCGATCTGGATGACGAGCGAGCAGCGCACGTTGCAGGCGAAGTCGATCCATATGGGACCGCGCCTCAGCACGCTGATTTCCGACATACTGTCGAGGGAGGATGATCTCAGAAGCGAACTGGAGATCTTCATCGAAGAACTGGGTGCGATCCTGCATCATCCGGATACGGGCGACGAGCACCCCGGCCGCTTCCTGTCTGTCGTCTATCGCAACACCGACGCTCTCGCACGCACGGACGGCCTGCTGCCGGTAACGGTCGCGGCGTTGCTGACGGCAAGCCCTTTGGACGGCCGCCCGCTCATTTGCGAGCTCATCGCCAGAAATGGTGACGAGTGCGAAGCGTCAGTCGCAGCGTTCTTCCGTACCTATGCGCGCATCGTCGTCCGGCCGACACTGGCCATGTATCTTCTCTACGGAATTGCCTTCGAGGCGCATCAGCAGAACAGCACCATCCTCTTCGACGATCGCGGCCTACCGCGGAAACTGCTGATCCGCGACTTTGGCGACGGCCGCAGTTTTGCCCCGCTCTTCAAGGAGCGCGGTTACGAGCTGAAGCCCTTCAGCCGCAGCGGCATTCTGCCGACCACCTTCGACGACGATATCAGTCTCGTGCGCTCCTTCGTTATTGATGCCTGCTTTGTCTGCCACCTTCATGAGATCGCGCTTTGCCTCACCGAGCAATATTCGCTGGCCGGCGACAGCCTGTGGCGCACCCTGCGGGAGGAGACGGAAGCTGCCTTCGAGGTGCTGCGACCACGCATGCTGTCGGATGCGTTCTGGCTCGCGGAGCGCGACGCTTTTCTTGGGCGGCCCTGGCCGACGCGTTCGGTCCTGCGCATGCATCTCGAACGTTATCGCGATTACCGGGTCGAACACCAATTGCCAAATCCGCTGGTGGGCGCGCAATGA
- a CDS encoding NAD/NADP octopine/nopaline dehydrogenase family protein produces MKVTICGAGRTGHLNAVLFKRNPGIEVSVLTTSTAVAERWASGDDVWQAETRDGRILSARPDHVGTDPSQALVNADMVVITQPAQARSELLRRIAPHLPTDKSVYVGAIPGFCGFDWLAAKALSERDNVVIWGMKDVPHIAFDLVAGQRVRMGGAKADLFVALHRRESAASGTALVAMLGRLYDAPVTLLRDYLEITLTPGNALMHPAVLYALVGPGAPWEKKPFDEPLCWWSDCPQAGAELLEACDAENQAIRRASEARLGIDLSSVKPLQQELIEAYGGQIEDDRTMYTLLRTNRAYAGIRAPLVPNPHGPGLVIDRGSRAFHEDIAVGQALLVTMAERLDVAVPAIARTYRWALHYHGQLTAGTPNYVPTDWPEAA; encoded by the coding sequence ATGAAGGTGACGATTTGCGGCGCGGGCCGCACGGGACATTTGAATGCGGTCCTCTTCAAGCGGAACCCGGGCATCGAGGTTTCGGTCCTGACTACCTCCACCGCGGTCGCCGAGCGGTGGGCAAGTGGGGACGATGTCTGGCAAGCGGAGACGCGAGACGGCCGCATCTTGAGCGCCAGGCCCGATCATGTCGGAACTGATCCAAGCCAGGCGCTTGTCAACGCCGACATGGTCGTCATAACGCAGCCCGCCCAGGCAAGATCCGAGCTCTTGCGCCGCATAGCTCCACATCTGCCGACGGATAAGAGCGTCTATGTCGGAGCAATCCCCGGTTTTTGCGGCTTCGACTGGCTCGCGGCAAAGGCGCTCTCGGAGCGTGACAATGTCGTGATCTGGGGCATGAAGGACGTGCCCCATATCGCCTTCGATCTGGTTGCAGGCCAGCGCGTGCGCATGGGGGGCGCCAAGGCAGACCTCTTCGTTGCCCTTCATCGCCGCGAAAGCGCTGCGAGCGGCACCGCGCTCGTGGCGATGTTGGGGCGCCTCTATGACGCGCCCGTCACCCTGTTGCGGGACTATCTCGAAATCACGCTGACGCCCGGCAATGCGCTGATGCATCCGGCCGTGCTCTACGCACTCGTCGGCCCCGGTGCACCCTGGGAAAAGAAACCGTTTGATGAACCCCTGTGCTGGTGGAGCGACTGCCCGCAGGCAGGCGCCGAGCTCCTGGAAGCTTGCGATGCGGAAAACCAGGCGATCCGCCGGGCGAGCGAGGCGCGTCTCGGCATTGATCTCAGTTCCGTGAAGCCGCTTCAGCAGGAGTTGATCGAGGCCTATGGCGGCCAGATCGAGGATGACCGAACCATGTACACACTTCTGCGCACCAATCGCGCCTATGCGGGCATTCGTGCCCCCCTCGTTCCCAACCCACATGGCCCGGGACTCGTCATCGATCGCGGAAGCCGAGCCTTCCATGAGGATATCGCTGTCGGACAGGCTCTGCTTGTCACGATGGCAGAACGGCTCGACGTGGCGGTACCGGCGATCGCCAGGACATATCGCTGGGCGCTCCACTACCACGGCCAATTGACCGCGGGCACACCGAACTATGTGCCGACCGACTGGCCGGAGGCCGCGTGA